A region from the Lolium perenne isolate Kyuss_39 chromosome 4, Kyuss_2.0, whole genome shotgun sequence genome encodes:
- the LOC127332339 gene encoding glucan endo-1,3-beta-glucosidase 11: MPLLLLLLMLLLPAAPEGTSSALLGISYGRVANNLPPTTSALQLLAGLSLGRVRLYDADPATLRAFANTGVELIVGVPDECLAAVSTPSGASSWVRSVIQPALPATKIAILTVGNEVLTGDNSSALSRSLLPAMQCIHDALAQLGLDKQVAVTTAHNLGVLATSYPPSSAYFRKDLLPILCPILDFHARTGSPFLVNAYPYFAYAGDSTGVDLEYALLEPGHGGVPDPSSGLHYPNMLVAQVDAVYHAIAAANRAAARAVEVRVSETGWPSAGDANETGATPQNAARYNGNVMRLVSEGKGTPLRPDGALRVYMFALFNENMKPGPSSERNYGLFKPDGTPAYELSYRLPKENTTSGAGGGSITVAGRNNGHGGGPQDAGYYSISASPKANVGWWAWTVAARVAVLMLMAL, encoded by the exons ATGCCGCTCCTTCTCCTTCTGCTCATGCTCCTTCTACCCGCCGCGCCCGAGGGCACGTCGTCCGCGCTGCTGGGAATCAGCTACGGCCGGGTGGCGAACAACCTCCCGCCCACGACCTCTGCCCTGCAGCTTCTCGccggcctcagccttggccgcgtcCGCCTCTACGACGCTGACCCGGCCACCCTCCGCGCCTTCGCCAACACGGGCGTCGAGCTCATTGTCGGCGTCCCCGACGAGTGCCTCGCCGCCGTCTCCACCCCCTCCGGCGCCTCCTCCTGGGTCCGGTCCGTCATCCAGCCCGCGCTCCCGGCCACCAAGATCGCCATCCTCACCGTCGGCAACGAGgtgctcaccggcgacaacagctCCGCGCTGTCGCGCTCGCTCCTCCCGGCCATGCAGTGCATCCACGACGCGCTCGCGCAGCTCGGCCTCGACAAGCAGGTCGCCGTCACCACCGCGCACAACCTCGGCGTGCTCGCCACGTCCTACCCGCCCTCGTCGGCCTACTTCCGCAAGGACCTCCTTCCCATCCTCTGCCCGATCCTCGACTTCCACGCGCGCACCGGCTCGCCGTTCCTCGTCAACGCCTACCCCTACTTCGCCTACGCCGGGGACTCCACCGGCGTCGACCTCGAGTACGCGCTGCTTGAACCCGGCCACGGCGGCGTCCCCGACCCTTCGTCCGGGCTGCACTACCCCAACATGCTCGTAGCCCAGGTGGACGCCGTGTACCACGCCATCGCGGCGGCCAAccgcgcggcggcgcgcgcggtggAGGTGCGCGTGTCGGAGACCGGGTGGCCGTCGGCCGGTGACGCCAATGAGACCGGCGCCACGCCGCAGAACGCAGCGAGGTATAACGGCAACGTCATGCGCCTCGTCTCCGAGGGCAAGGGCACGCCGCTGCGCCCGGACGGAGCGCTGCGCGTCTACATGTTCGCGCTCTTCAACGAGAACATGAAGCCCGGCCCATCCTCCGAGCGCAACTACGGGCTCTTcaagccagacggcacgccggcgTACGAGCTCTCCTACCGCCTGCCCAAGGAGAACACCACTTCCGGAGCAGGCGGGGGTAGCATTACCGTCGCCGGCAGGAACAATGGCCACGGCGGCGGGCCTCAGGACGCCGGCTACTACAGCATCTCGGCATCCCCAAAAGCGAACGTG GGATGGTGGGCATGGACTGTGGCAGCGCGTGTGGCTGTCCTGATGTTGATGGCATTATGA
- the LOC127332337 gene encoding uncharacterized protein has translation MGCQRGCHTLGLALPRLSNAHTSPQAGMLHLYATNQTHRHGPPEMHTPEHVSPYLADCLKKPEESCAVWPSPRRAGGLDSVSWMASLIPLRGGRRACPKAIGQQCDDGERTLSWTVIVQQGDGGDLEEEMWTLLGHHGEREACWTSRTAAGRQWREGGRRREEGDLEEEMWTLLGDDGKM, from the exons ATGGGATGCCAGCGAGGATGTCATACTTTGGGCCTAGCACTTCCGCGCCTCTCCAACGCTCACACATCTCCACAAG CTGGCATGCTTCATTTGTATGCAACCAATCAGACTCATCGTCACGGTCCACCTGAGATGCATACTCCTGAACATGTCTCGCCATACCT GGCCGATTGTCTGAAGAAACCTGAAGAAAGTTGTGCAGTTTGGCCTAGTCCCCGGCGTGCTGGCGGCCTGGATTCTGTGTCGTGGATGGCGTCCTTGATTCCCTTGCGTGGAGGGCGGAGGGCTTGCCCGAAAGCGATTGGGCAGCAGTGTGACGACGGCGAGAGGACTCTATCGTGGACGGTGATAGTGCAGCAGGGCGACGGCGGCGATTTGGAAGAGGAGATGTGGACGCTACTGGGCCACCATGGCGAGAGGGAGGCGTGCTGGACGTCGAGAACTGCTGCTGGGCGACAATGGCGAGAGGGCGGCAGGCGGCGAGAGGAAGGCGATTTGGAAGAGGAGATGTGGACGCTACTGGGCGACGACGGCAAGATGTGA